In Nitrospira sp., a single genomic region encodes these proteins:
- a CDS encoding DUF6036 family nucleotidyltransferase, producing MSALTVEYIVGLLRTYAGQTSDPVDVLLVGALALQAYGYQDRVTRDVDAELVGAVEPLAEFLNQHQIPADLTTNFSGWSVIAMPVGYRDRASDLVHHANLRVRLMAPLDYVIAKLRRGTEIDLDDAAFVVKRFHLTADQIRAAAGAAIAASPRDTVLFLFRTTVDLFCQSLSAGQS from the coding sequence TTGTCTGCGCTCACCGTTGAGTATATTGTCGGCTTACTGAGAACGTATGCCGGCCAAACCAGCGACCCGGTAGATGTCTTGCTCGTGGGAGCGTTGGCTCTGCAGGCGTATGGTTACCAGGACCGTGTGACCCGGGATGTGGATGCGGAGCTTGTTGGGGCTGTTGAGCCTTTAGCCGAATTCCTGAATCAACATCAGATTCCAGCCGACCTCACCACCAATTTTTCCGGGTGGTCGGTCATCGCGATGCCGGTTGGGTACCGAGATCGCGCAAGCGACTTGGTGCATCACGCAAATCTTCGAGTAAGACTGATGGCTCCTCTCGACTACGTCATTGCCAAGTTGCGGCGGGGAACGGAGATTGACCTGGACGACGCTGCTTTTGTAGTCAAACGGTTTCATCTCACAGCCGATCAGATCCGCGCAGCGGCGGGTGCGGCCATTGCCGCCTCCCCTCGCGATACGGTGCTGTTCCTTTTTCGAACGACGGTTGATCTCTTCTGTCAAAGTCTTTCCGCCGGGCAATCGTAA
- a CDS encoding ATP-binding protein, with protein MEFRPFGKDVDGSSIRDMTGVSIRSNVEYLEESVARTHGTDAGKRAVEDLIQRLNARIPDRAYHVTAQFLKNPWTSYSNEFTAYLVEFCVELSGDPDFQFHMGREKLIPPIMQTLMRPFSVKSIYRGAARWIQHYAKDSYDLHGIEVADDYAILRMTLMDRALRQFGPYRRACAKIWCNALKVGVSIVPEKVHHLEQATMVDRRCIVEGDDYCEWEVRWTEPTRWYPGKRIATGVARKVLKDEIGGRERVIEEQTSSLNTRHEELEKAYLELQQTAVELRRRVDHLTTLYEVGLAFTSSRDRETLVRHAMETLIHKLTFDRVMIVFYDPLRQVAHSARLVGVSSEVARFAEQLEIPVTDPASFEGIVLQQGQPILIHEISQVLDQLHPLYRELATRTGTKSFITVPLKVKGWILGSLTVDRGQAHSLTQDDLEVMVTFANQLAIALDNVAAYREIEELNTGLEQKVLERTIQLETANKQLQELNQLKSSFVSMVSHELRTPMTSIRTYVENMLDGVTGAVNDKQSQYLRRIQFNIDRLTRMIVDLLDLSRIEAGRVELRRESIPIVGWMNELVEGLQSLAAGKSVTIESHSLATLPAVHADRDKLTQILTNLIGNAIKFTPAGGRIAVEAQVHDDSDFLRICVSDTGCGIPPAELPKVFEKFFRGTTTSAEARGAGLGLAIAKSLVELHGGCIWVESMVGQGTSFYFTLPFYSTQETIR; from the coding sequence ATGGAATTTCGTCCGTTCGGGAAGGACGTCGACGGCAGCTCGATTCGAGACATGACAGGCGTATCGATCCGATCCAACGTGGAATACCTGGAGGAATCAGTCGCGCGAACTCACGGGACAGATGCCGGAAAGCGAGCAGTCGAAGACTTGATTCAACGTCTCAATGCGCGGATCCCAGATCGCGCCTACCATGTCACGGCGCAATTCTTGAAGAATCCCTGGACATCCTATTCCAATGAATTTACCGCCTATCTGGTTGAGTTTTGCGTGGAGCTCTCCGGCGATCCGGACTTCCAATTCCACATGGGACGTGAAAAGCTGATTCCACCCATCATGCAAACCCTCATGCGTCCATTCTCGGTCAAGAGCATCTACCGAGGCGCCGCTCGCTGGATTCAACATTACGCGAAGGATTCTTACGATCTGCATGGCATCGAAGTCGCCGACGACTATGCGATTCTCAGGATGACGCTGATGGATCGGGCCTTACGGCAATTTGGACCATATCGCCGCGCCTGTGCCAAAATTTGGTGCAATGCCCTGAAAGTCGGCGTGTCGATCGTTCCCGAAAAGGTGCATCACTTGGAACAGGCCACGATGGTCGACCGGCGATGCATTGTGGAAGGAGATGACTACTGTGAATGGGAGGTCCGTTGGACTGAGCCGACGAGATGGTACCCAGGCAAACGGATTGCTACGGGTGTGGCGCGTAAGGTGTTAAAGGATGAGATTGGCGGACGAGAGCGCGTTATCGAGGAACAAACTTCCTCACTGAACACTCGGCATGAGGAACTCGAAAAAGCGTACCTTGAACTCCAGCAGACGGCGGTCGAATTGCGGCGACGAGTCGATCATCTCACTACCCTGTACGAGGTCGGCCTTGCCTTCACATCCAGCCGTGATCGAGAGACCCTCGTTCGTCACGCCATGGAAACATTGATCCATAAACTGACCTTTGACCGGGTCATGATCGTCTTCTATGATCCGCTACGACAAGTTGCTCACAGCGCACGCCTTGTAGGCGTCTCCTCAGAAGTAGCCCGCTTTGCCGAACAGCTTGAAATTCCTGTCACAGACCCAGCTAGTTTCGAAGGCATCGTCTTACAGCAGGGACAACCGATCCTGATTCATGAGATATCCCAAGTCTTGGATCAACTCCACCCACTGTACCGGGAACTGGCGACGAGAACAGGAACCAAGTCCTTTATTACTGTTCCTCTGAAGGTCAAGGGGTGGATCCTCGGGTCTCTCACTGTAGATCGAGGCCAGGCACACAGTTTGACCCAGGATGATCTTGAAGTGATGGTCACCTTCGCCAATCAACTGGCCATCGCCTTGGACAACGTCGCGGCGTATCGGGAGATTGAGGAGCTGAACACCGGGCTTGAGCAGAAAGTCCTTGAGAGGACGATCCAGCTCGAGACGGCGAACAAGCAGTTACAAGAGTTGAATCAACTGAAGTCCTCGTTCGTGTCCATGGTGTCGCACGAACTGCGCACGCCGATGACGTCGATTCGCACCTATGTCGAGAATATGCTGGACGGCGTGACGGGCGCCGTGAACGACAAGCAATCGCAGTATCTGCGCCGCATCCAATTCAACATCGACCGGCTGACCAGAATGATCGTCGATCTGCTCGATCTCTCGCGCATCGAGGCCGGCCGGGTCGAGCTCAGACGGGAGTCGATCCCGATCGTCGGCTGGATGAACGAGCTGGTTGAAGGATTGCAGTCGCTCGCGGCCGGCAAATCCGTGACCATCGAATCGCACTCTCTTGCGACTCTGCCGGCTGTTCATGCGGACCGGGACAAGCTCACGCAGATTCTGACGAATCTCATCGGCAACGCGATCAAATTTACCCCGGCGGGGGGACGGATTGCCGTGGAGGCACAGGTCCACGATGACAGCGACTTTCTGCGGATCTGTGTGTCCGACACCGGCTGCGGCATCCCGCCTGCCGAGTTGCCGAAAGTCTTCGAGAAATTCTTCCGAGGAACGACCACATCAGCGGAGGCCAGAGGAGCCGGGTTGGGTCTAGCGATCGCCAAGAGTCTCGTCGAGTTGCATGGCGGCTGCATCTGGGTTGAAAGCATGGTCGGTCAAGGCACGTCGTTCTACTTCACGCTTCCCTTCTATTCGACACAGGAAACAATCAGGTGA
- a CDS encoding antitoxin family protein, with the protein MRQTVKARYHDGVLEPLEPLTLADEAEVQVTVETVSSVSAEEILHRAANVYQGLPPEQVKEVETIALNRRHFFREPAA; encoded by the coding sequence ATGCGACAAACAGTCAAAGCTCGCTATCATGACGGCGTGCTGGAACCGCTAGAACCGCTCACTCTCGCCGATGAAGCTGAAGTTCAGGTGACAGTGGAGACGGTTTCTTCGGTGAGCGCCGAGGAGATTCTCCACCGAGCAGCGAATGTCTATCAGGGCTTGCCGCCGGAGCAAGTTAAAGAAGTTGAGACCATCGCGTTGAACCGCCGACACTTCTTTCGTGAGCCGGCTGCCTGA
- a CDS encoding type II toxin-antitoxin system VapC family toxin, producing the protein MAQRLALLDTDILSELLKRNPAVTQRAGLYLTEHDRLGFSIITRYEILRGLRAKQARTQELAFQALCEVSLILPLTDRVTECAATLYAELYRRGELLPDADLLIAATALEGQRILATNNILHFKRIPNLIIENWKQEAG; encoded by the coding sequence ATGGCCCAGCGGCTCGCACTCCTCGATACCGATATTCTCTCTGAACTTTTGAAGCGGAATCCGGCGGTGACTCAACGAGCCGGGCTGTACTTGACTGAGCATGATCGGTTAGGTTTCTCCATCATCACACGCTATGAGATTCTGCGTGGGCTTAGAGCCAAGCAAGCCCGCACCCAAGAGTTGGCCTTCCAGGCTCTGTGTGAAGTCAGCCTCATCCTCCCCTTAACTGATCGTGTAACCGAATGTGCCGCCACCTTGTATGCCGAACTGTATCGGCGTGGAGAGTTGCTACCTGATGCCGATCTCCTCATTGCGGCAACTGCCTTGGAGGGCCAACGCATTCTGGCCACGAACAACATCCTACACTTCAAGCGCATTCCGAATCTGATCATCGAGAATTGGAAGCAGGAGGCCGGTTGA
- a CDS encoding outer membrane protein transport protein, whose translation MRNATGSSAALPWLSLALLLMLSMPAIARGEAFRVLDQGAAASGQGTAFAAQADDPSAIYYNPAGMTQLQGVQFYGGLLLVGGSYNYTSPTGGNYKGNLDGSIAWPPPTNFYLTAGLDRYDIGFLKNLTLGVGVNSPYGLIINWPQNVPFSALDTFATLPLLDIKPTMAYRFNDYLSIGAGLDIYTFANFAGEGAVQVNSFIPPSTSLELNLKDTAVGYNIGVMLTPWRNEAGKPRLNLAFVYRSQTTLNLNGNFLVNGGLLADARVDLTLPNVYTGAVAYWPVRDAEHEWKLEFDLDYADWHSMKQLNIQLSNGTTLPEPRGWSGVFIPRVGTEYKWLGPDVLPEWEVAARFGYIRSQTPVPEQTFEPAVPDANYNSFSVGLGFLCKDRGRFLGIIKCNTPLLGPVGIKGIGLDVAYKNQLYESRTITNNLRPVINGTYDTILHAGVLNLRINF comes from the coding sequence ATGCGAAACGCAACAGGCTCGAGTGCGGCATTACCGTGGTTATCTCTGGCATTGCTGCTTATGTTGTCAATGCCCGCCATAGCCCGGGGAGAAGCCTTTCGTGTGCTGGATCAAGGTGCGGCTGCGTCTGGGCAGGGGACCGCCTTTGCCGCTCAGGCAGACGACCCATCCGCAATCTACTACAATCCTGCCGGCATGACGCAACTGCAGGGAGTCCAATTTTACGGAGGACTCCTCTTGGTTGGAGGGTCCTACAACTACACCAGCCCCACCGGCGGCAACTACAAGGGCAACCTGGACGGATCCATCGCCTGGCCGCCACCGACGAATTTTTACCTCACGGCAGGCCTAGATCGCTATGACATTGGTTTCCTAAAGAATTTGACCTTGGGGGTCGGCGTCAACTCCCCCTATGGGCTCATCATTAATTGGCCGCAGAATGTGCCGTTTTCAGCGTTGGATACCTTTGCAACCTTGCCGTTGCTTGATATCAAGCCGACCATGGCCTACCGGTTCAACGACTATCTCTCCATTGGTGCCGGTCTTGATATCTATACCTTTGCCAATTTTGCCGGAGAAGGCGCGGTCCAGGTGAACTCATTCATTCCTCCTTCGACAAGTCTGGAGTTGAACCTGAAAGATACCGCCGTCGGTTACAACATTGGTGTGATGCTGACGCCCTGGCGAAACGAAGCCGGCAAACCACGTTTGAACTTGGCCTTTGTGTACCGTAGCCAGACCACGTTAAATCTCAACGGAAACTTCCTGGTGAACGGTGGGTTACTCGCAGATGCTAGAGTGGACCTCACTCTGCCAAATGTCTACACGGGAGCTGTGGCCTACTGGCCGGTACGCGATGCAGAGCACGAATGGAAATTGGAGTTTGATCTTGATTACGCTGACTGGCACAGCATGAAGCAACTGAACATCCAGCTCAGCAATGGGACTACGCTGCCGGAGCCACGCGGTTGGAGCGGCGTGTTTATCCCCCGCGTAGGCACCGAGTATAAGTGGCTGGGGCCAGACGTGCTCCCTGAATGGGAAGTCGCCGCTCGGTTCGGATATATTCGTTCACAAACGCCTGTTCCCGAACAGACGTTTGAGCCAGCCGTGCCCGACGCCAATTACAATTCCTTCTCCGTAGGTCTCGGCTTTCTCTGTAAAGACCGGGGACGATTTCTCGGAATTATCAAATGCAACACTCCACTGTTGGGTCCTGTCGGCATAAAGGGCATCGGGTTGGATGTGGCGTATAAGAACCAGCTTTACGAATCCAGGACGATCACGAACAATCTCCGCCCCGTAATCAACGGCACATATGATACGATCTTGCACGCCGGTGTCTTGAATCTCCGAATAAACTTCTGA
- a CDS encoding filamentous hemagglutinin N-terminal domain-containing protein: protein METYFQGCCSIVIGSLWLLFSFQSVDTHAAPPITPSGLNTQVNLSQTPPIGKVQYDITGGTRAGTNLFHSLGDFNVPTNNIANFLNDSGLATSNILSRVTGGNPSNIFGTIQTTGFGNANLFLMNPAGVIFGPNATLNVGGMATFTTADYLRLAEVNAGAGMFYANPSANSILTTAPVAAFGFLGTNPAAITVQGSQLSVQPNQSISLVGGDTTIQGGTLHNGAVQSAKLSAPGGHINLVSVASPGEVLYSTFQTGPNVNGQSFSSMGNVTLSGGSLLDVSANAAGMVQIRGGQLVIDDATILANTIDGNAAPVAVNIKMTGDVTISDTRAVTAISATTSGTGNAGEVQITSANMRATSTDPDLTLFALIDTHSTGDGRAGNVNITTGNLTVTSPSTGPTWYFIDTGPQGAGLGGDVTITASNHIELTNTYLSTGTQNAELLGLEPSTSAGKLTITANSLQTKNVILDTHATTAFDETQLGGDITLNVHDINMVNTQVAASALGRGGAITIDADSLIATDNSQFQTFNAFGGPGSGIDFTGRILEMRNGSNWNTSTFGDFKAGDIVVNATDHVSLAGIANEFGHFNPSGLFSNSVGGAGTQGVAGNITVTTPKLTMEQGRINTSTATSGSGGTVTINAGTMEISGEFPFPDFGGFFGITNIHPSGIFTQTVGSEFCSGACGNAGNINITTGFLIMGNGSQINSGTTNSGHGGNIMIQTTNQIAMSGTLSNGDSVGVFSRTVGTTPDSGSGGNISLTAGRSVTMSNGATISSSSTGPGNTGNIDISAGNQFTMANSSVTTEANQSGGGIIKITTEPSGTVQLSNSRISASVLDGTGGGGSVNIDPQFVILQNSQILAQAVQGPGGNINITITNDGLFLPDATSVVSASSQFGQSGSVIIQSPNAPAGGKIQPLNSTPLQVTALLSQRCAAIARGEVSSFVVAGRDTLPTEPGGWLTSPLASIPAEGGISVEAGVPAIATHSDGSLFVSLRRLPSPSQVAQILSEEDWIAGCESS from the coding sequence ATGGAGACTTATTTCCAAGGTTGTTGCTCTATTGTCATTGGATCCTTATGGCTACTATTTTCCTTCCAGAGTGTGGACACCCATGCCGCGCCCCCTATCACACCATCTGGGCTTAACACACAGGTTAACCTTTCCCAGACCCCTCCAATAGGCAAGGTGCAGTACGACATTACGGGTGGCACGAGAGCGGGAACCAATCTGTTTCACAGTTTGGGTGATTTCAACGTTCCGACCAACAACATCGCTAACTTTTTGAACGATTCCGGACTAGCCACTTCAAACATACTCAGCAGGGTGACTGGAGGAAATCCATCCAACATCTTCGGGACGATCCAGACAACCGGATTTGGAAATGCGAACCTGTTTCTAATGAATCCGGCTGGAGTGATCTTCGGTCCGAACGCGACGTTGAATGTGGGAGGGATGGCGACCTTCACGACAGCAGATTACCTGAGACTCGCCGAAGTCAACGCTGGAGCTGGAATGTTCTACGCCAATCCTTCAGCCAACAGTATTCTGACTACAGCCCCTGTCGCTGCCTTCGGATTCCTTGGAACAAACCCCGCTGCCATCACCGTGCAGGGCAGCCAACTCTCCGTCCAGCCGAATCAAAGCATTTCTTTAGTTGGTGGTGATACGACGATTCAGGGAGGCACGTTGCATAACGGAGCTGTTCAGTCAGCCAAGCTTTCGGCACCCGGTGGTCATATTAATCTTGTGAGTGTGGCATCGCCCGGCGAAGTGCTCTACTCCACATTTCAAACCGGCCCAAACGTTAACGGTCAGTCATTCAGCAGTATGGGAAATGTTACCCTGTCTGGCGGTTCACTTTTGGATGTGTCGGCAAACGCCGCTGGTATGGTGCAGATCCGCGGAGGCCAGCTCGTGATAGATGACGCCACTATCTTAGCGAATACCATCGATGGCAATGCAGCACCCGTTGCTGTCAATATTAAGATGACTGGCGACGTGACGATTTCAGATACGCGTGCCGTGACTGCTATCTCTGCTACGACAAGCGGAACCGGAAATGCCGGTGAGGTTCAAATCACGTCCGCTAACATGCGAGCTACCTCGACCGACCCCGACCTCACATTGTTTGCCTTGATTGATACTCATTCGACCGGTGACGGACGTGCTGGAAACGTGAACATCACGACGGGCAACCTGACCGTGACGAGCCCGAGCACTGGACCAACCTGGTATTTCATTGATACCGGTCCTCAAGGAGCCGGACTCGGAGGTGATGTCACAATCACGGCCAGCAATCACATCGAACTGACCAACACATACCTCAGCACCGGCACGCAGAATGCTGAACTACTTGGCTTGGAACCCAGCACTTCTGCTGGAAAACTTACGATTACGGCGAATAGTCTTCAGACGAAGAACGTCATTCTAGATACGCACGCGACGACTGCCTTCGACGAGACTCAATTGGGTGGCGATATCACGCTCAATGTTCATGATATCAACATGGTCAACACTCAGGTGGCGGCTAGCGCGCTGGGTCGAGGGGGCGCCATCACAATTGATGCCGACAGTCTTATTGCTACGGACAATTCACAATTTCAAACATTTAATGCATTTGGAGGACCAGGTAGTGGAATTGACTTTACCGGTCGCATATTGGAGATGAGAAACGGGAGCAATTGGAACACGAGCACTTTCGGTGACTTTAAGGCAGGGGATATCGTTGTGAATGCCACTGATCACGTCAGTCTTGCGGGGATAGCCAATGAGTTTGGGCATTTCAATCCTAGTGGTTTGTTCAGCAATTCGGTGGGCGGAGCGGGCACCCAAGGCGTCGCTGGCAACATTACCGTGACGACGCCGAAACTGACAATGGAACAAGGCCGAATCAACACAAGTACCGCAACCAGCGGCTCCGGAGGTACTGTAACCATCAATGCCGGTACAATGGAAATATCCGGTGAGTTCCCCTTCCCGGACTTTGGAGGATTTTTCGGTATTACCAATATCCATCCCAGTGGAATCTTCACACAGACAGTTGGAAGCGAATTCTGTTCAGGTGCCTGTGGCAACGCTGGAAACATCAACATTACGACCGGTTTTCTAATTATGGGGAACGGCTCACAAATTAATAGTGGCACAACAAATTCTGGTCACGGCGGCAACATCATGATTCAAACAACAAACCAGATCGCGATGTCTGGTACGTTGAGCAACGGAGACTCGGTCGGAGTTTTTAGCCGCACGGTCGGAACTACCCCAGATTCTGGCTCCGGCGGGAACATATCTCTTACTGCTGGTCGATCGGTCACTATGTCAAATGGCGCAACTATCTCCAGCAGCAGCACCGGCCCAGGTAATACTGGCAACATCGATATCAGTGCCGGTAATCAGTTCACCATGGCGAACAGCTCGGTCACGACGGAGGCCAATCAATCGGGTGGCGGCATCATCAAGATCACGACCGAGCCCAGCGGCACGGTGCAACTCTCGAACAGCAGGATCAGCGCGTCGGTGCTCGACGGCACCGGCGGGGGCGGGAGCGTGAACATCGATCCGCAATTTGTGATTCTACAGAACAGTCAGATCCTGGCGCAGGCGGTGCAAGGGCCGGGCGGCAACATCAACATCACGATCACCAATGATGGGCTCTTTTTACCGGATGCCACAAGCGTCGTGAGCGCCTCCTCGCAATTCGGCCAAAGCGGTAGCGTGATTATCCAATCTCCCAATGCCCCGGCTGGCGGCAAGATCCAGCCTCTGAACAGCACTCCGCTACAAGTGACCGCGTTGCTCAGTCAGCGTTGCGCGGCCATCGCACGCGGAGAAGTCAGCAGCTTTGTCGTGGCAGGCCGCGACACCTTGCCGACCGAACCAGGCGGGTGGCTGACGAGCCCCTTGGCGTCCATCCCCGCCGAGGGAGGAATCTCGGTGGAGGCCGGTGTGCCGGCGATCGCAACTCACTCCGACGGGTCGCTGTTCGTGTCCCTGCGCCGGCTCCCCTCTCCAAGCCAAGTGGCACAGATCCTTTCAGAGGAAGATTGGATCGCAGGCTGCGAATCTTCGTAG
- a CDS encoding S8 family serine peptidase, which yields MPPESLRASTRKQTKKKDLRRKSGARWPTNYVPRVVVKFYPDMKIPDKDSTFQKYLKEGKLGPWKQLLKSFPEIRMQRLVTRLSPRRCRLLADKTKSLDGPFRPAKLENYFVVECPSSKYVEGIAKKLDAWNTTEIAYIEGGPTPSPLVNRAGNLPFGPRQTYLGPAPDGIDAEYAWTMQGGDGSGVSLRFADVEQGWHLNHQDLPAGIQLIHGVNQDLAHGTAVLGIVAAQDNGIGCVGITPYIRTKMVSSIWPDPDAQYPDRYQAILAAIEKLDYGDVMLLELQVDAKGYYPGQDKLDWYQNLPVEVDPLLFELIQTATFNKGIIVVEAAGNGGLDLDQFDPYAAPHWGKDSGAIMVAAVDAPAGRSGYVRVLQSNYGSRINCFAWGSQICVPYDLAGPQTWVSGFGYTSGASAIIAGAALAVQGYAKSNLNRTLSADEMRSVLSNATTATHSENSTQADPNADRIGVMPDLRAIIDEL from the coding sequence ATGCCACCTGAATCTCTCCGGGCTTCCACGAGAAAACAGACCAAGAAAAAAGACCTTCGAAGAAAGAGTGGGGCTCGATGGCCGACGAATTATGTTCCCCGTGTCGTAGTAAAGTTTTATCCCGACATGAAAATCCCAGACAAAGACTCCACATTCCAAAAGTATCTTAAGGAAGGCAAACTGGGACCATGGAAGCAGCTCTTGAAGTCTTTCCCAGAAATCAGAATGCAACGGCTTGTTACGAGGCTCTCCCCTCGCAGGTGTCGCTTGCTGGCAGATAAGACCAAGAGCCTAGATGGGCCGTTTCGGCCAGCAAAATTGGAAAACTACTTTGTTGTCGAGTGTCCGTCCAGCAAGTATGTAGAGGGGATTGCAAAGAAACTGGATGCATGGAACACCACCGAAATAGCCTACATCGAAGGTGGGCCTACGCCTTCTCCTCTAGTGAACCGGGCAGGAAATCTACCATTTGGGCCGAGGCAAACATATCTTGGACCAGCACCTGACGGAATCGATGCTGAGTATGCATGGACAATGCAAGGTGGGGATGGCTCCGGAGTTAGCCTTCGATTTGCAGATGTGGAACAAGGCTGGCATCTCAATCACCAAGACCTTCCAGCCGGCATTCAGTTAATTCATGGTGTTAACCAAGACCTTGCTCATGGGACTGCTGTATTGGGCATAGTAGCTGCGCAGGATAACGGGATTGGCTGTGTGGGAATTACTCCATACATACGAACCAAGATGGTATCGTCCATATGGCCTGACCCAGACGCGCAATATCCGGATCGGTATCAGGCCATCCTAGCAGCTATCGAGAAACTTGATTACGGTGACGTGATGCTATTGGAACTTCAGGTCGACGCGAAAGGATATTATCCCGGACAAGACAAGTTGGATTGGTATCAGAATCTTCCAGTGGAAGTCGATCCTCTATTGTTTGAATTGATTCAGACCGCCACTTTCAATAAGGGGATCATTGTAGTTGAGGCAGCCGGTAATGGGGGATTGGATCTGGATCAGTTTGACCCATATGCCGCTCCTCACTGGGGGAAAGACTCAGGAGCGATCATGGTGGCCGCAGTTGACGCACCGGCAGGCAGATCGGGTTATGTTCGAGTTCTGCAAAGCAACTATGGAAGCAGGATCAATTGCTTTGCGTGGGGGAGCCAGATTTGTGTCCCCTACGATCTAGCCGGTCCTCAGACTTGGGTCTCTGGTTTCGGATATACGTCTGGGGCTTCTGCCATCATTGCGGGAGCGGCGCTGGCGGTTCAGGGTTACGCTAAATCAAATCTTAATAGGACCCTATCTGCGGATGAAATGCGGAGTGTGCTGAGCAATGCGACTACTGCAACACATTCAGAGAATTCGACCCAGGCCGATCCAAATGCTGACAGAATTGGGGTGATGCCTGATTTACGGGCAATCATTGATGAGCTGTAG